A single window of Streptomyces cathayae DNA harbors:
- the nuoH gene encoding NADH-quinone oxidoreductase subunit NuoH, whose protein sequence is MSLYFAAEDLSMFGRDPWWLVAIKAVFCFAFLMVTVLIAIVMERKIVAWMQRRIGPNRNGPWGMLQSLADGVKLMLKEDVVVKRADKAVYVLAPIVAAVPAFMAIAVIPFGPSGNEISIFGQRTTMQLTDLPIALLYILAVASIGIYGIVLAGWSSGSTYPLLGGLRSCAQMISYEIAMGAAFASVFLYSGSMSTSAIVEQQADRWYILLLPVSFLIYIVTMVGEVNRAPFDMPESEGDLVGGFNTEYSSIKFAMFMLAEYINMVTVSAVATTLFLGGWRAPWPISTFWEGANHGWWPMLWFIVKVQLLLFMFVWLRGTLPRVRYDQLMKLGWKVLIPVSLVWLMLVATVRALRNENYGFADIALYVAAAVLGLLVLSFVVDMFRAKGGKAGEPSEPGEPGGPGEAPAAFDPMAGGFPVPPLPGQELPPVPRRPSRQERKLVASGGPDTHSDGSLDGKEASDG, encoded by the coding sequence ATGAGCCTGTACTTCGCCGCTGAGGACCTCTCGATGTTCGGCCGCGACCCCTGGTGGCTGGTTGCGATCAAGGCGGTGTTCTGCTTCGCCTTCCTCATGGTGACGGTGCTGATCGCCATCGTGATGGAACGCAAGATCGTCGCCTGGATGCAGCGGCGCATCGGCCCCAACCGGAACGGCCCCTGGGGCATGCTCCAGTCGCTCGCCGACGGCGTGAAGCTGATGCTCAAGGAAGACGTCGTCGTCAAACGCGCGGACAAGGCGGTGTACGTCCTCGCGCCGATCGTCGCGGCCGTCCCGGCCTTCATGGCGATCGCGGTGATCCCCTTCGGGCCGTCCGGCAACGAGATCTCGATCTTCGGCCAGCGGACCACGATGCAGCTCACCGACCTGCCGATCGCGCTGCTCTACATCCTCGCGGTCGCCTCGATCGGCATCTACGGCATCGTCCTGGCGGGCTGGAGCTCCGGATCCACCTACCCGCTGCTGGGCGGTCTGCGCTCCTGCGCGCAGATGATCTCCTACGAGATCGCCATGGGCGCCGCCTTCGCCTCCGTGTTCCTCTACTCGGGGTCGATGTCGACGTCGGCGATCGTCGAGCAGCAGGCCGACCGCTGGTACATCCTGCTGCTGCCGGTCTCCTTCCTCATCTACATCGTCACGATGGTCGGCGAGGTCAACCGCGCCCCCTTCGACATGCCGGAGTCCGAGGGCGACCTGGTCGGCGGCTTCAACACCGAGTACTCGTCGATCAAGTTCGCGATGTTCATGCTCGCCGAGTACATCAACATGGTGACCGTCTCGGCCGTCGCCACCACCCTTTTCCTGGGCGGCTGGCGCGCTCCGTGGCCGATCAGCACCTTCTGGGAGGGCGCGAACCACGGCTGGTGGCCGATGCTCTGGTTCATCGTCAAGGTCCAGCTGCTGCTGTTCATGTTCGTCTGGCTGCGCGGCACGCTCCCGCGGGTCCGCTACGACCAGCTGATGAAGCTCGGCTGGAAGGTCCTGATCCCGGTCTCCCTGGTGTGGCTGATGCTCGTCGCCACGGTGCGGGCCCTGCGGAACGAGAACTACGGGTTCGCCGACATCGCCCTCTACGTCGCCGCGGCCGTCCTCGGCCTGCTGGTGCTGTCCTTCGTCGTCGACATGTTCCGGGCGAAGGGCGGGAAGGCCGGAGAACCTAGCGAACCCGGAGAACCCGGGGGGCCCGGCGAGGCCCCGGCCGCCTTCGATCCGATGGCGGGCGGATTCCCCGTGCCGCCGCTGCCCGGACAGGAGCTTCCGCCGGTGCCGCGACGGCCCTCGCGCCAGGAGCGCAAGCTCGTCGCCAGTGGCGGACCCGATACTCACAGTGACGGATCTCTGGATGGAAAGGAGGCGTCCGATGGCTGA
- the nuoI gene encoding NADH-quinone oxidoreductase subunit NuoI — MAEESKEAGQTKPGFLNPVAGFGVTFKAMFKKRLTEQYPEQPKTTAPRFHGRHQLNRHPDGLEKCVGCELCAWACPADAIYVEGADNTEEERYSPGERYGRVYQINYARCILCGLCIEACPTRALTMTNEFELADSSRADLIYTKEQLLAGLEEGMVDSPHAMYPGTDEQDYYRGLVTEAAPGTEQQVAHVEGEVVQEADSTFGEDEPASEKVIRG, encoded by the coding sequence ATGGCTGAGGAATCCAAGGAGGCCGGGCAGACGAAGCCCGGTTTCCTGAACCCGGTGGCCGGCTTCGGCGTGACCTTCAAGGCCATGTTCAAGAAGCGGCTGACCGAGCAGTACCCCGAGCAGCCGAAGACCACGGCCCCGCGCTTCCACGGCAGGCACCAGCTCAACCGCCATCCGGACGGTCTGGAGAAGTGCGTCGGCTGTGAACTGTGCGCCTGGGCCTGTCCCGCCGACGCGATCTACGTCGAGGGCGCGGACAACACCGAGGAGGAGCGCTACTCGCCCGGCGAGCGGTACGGCCGCGTCTACCAGATCAACTACGCCCGCTGCATCCTGTGCGGTCTGTGCATCGAGGCGTGCCCCACACGCGCGCTCACGATGACCAACGAGTTCGAGCTGGCCGACTCCAGCCGCGCCGACCTCATCTACACCAAGGAGCAGCTGCTCGCCGGTCTGGAGGAGGGCATGGTCGACAGCCCGCACGCCATGTACCCGGGCACCGACGAACAGGACTACTACCGGGGCCTGGTGACCGAGGCCGCGCCCGGCACGGAGCAGCAGGTCGCCCACGTGGAGGGCGAGGTCGTGCAGGAGGCGGACTCGACCTTCGGCGAGGACGAACCGGCCTCGGAGAAGGTGATCCGGGGATGA
- the nuoF gene encoding NADH-quinone oxidoreductase subunit NuoF, with protein MMTLAPAELRDTGPEKLLAPVLSAFWDEDESWTLDVYRRHEGYEGLRKALAMPPDDVIAYVKESGLRGRGGAGFPTGMKWQFIPQGDGKPHYLVVNADESEPGTCKDIPLLFANPHSLIEGIVIACHAIRSSHAFIYLRGEVVPVLRRLHEAVREAYAAGLLGENILGSGLDLELTVHAGAGAYICGEETALLDSLEGRRGQPRLRPPFPAVAGLYACPTVVNNVESIASVPAIMNRGKDWFRSMGSEKSPGFTLYSLSGHVARPGQYEAPMGITLRQLLDMSGGMRPGHRLKFWTPGGSSTPLLTEEHLDVPLDYEGVGAAGSMLGTKALQCFDETTCVVRAVTRWTEFYAHESCGKCTPCREGTYWLVQLMRDIEAGKGRMSDLDKLNDIADNINGKAFCALGDGAASPIFSSLKYFREEYEQHITGRGCPFDPARSTAWADRTEVHA; from the coding sequence GTGATGACCTTGGCACCCGCCGAACTCAGGGACACCGGCCCGGAGAAGCTGCTCGCACCCGTGCTGTCGGCCTTCTGGGACGAGGACGAGTCCTGGACCCTGGACGTCTACCGGAGGCACGAGGGGTACGAGGGGCTCCGCAAGGCCCTCGCCATGCCACCGGACGACGTCATCGCGTACGTCAAGGAGTCCGGTCTGCGCGGGCGCGGCGGCGCCGGCTTCCCCACGGGAATGAAATGGCAGTTCATCCCCCAGGGAGACGGCAAGCCCCACTACCTGGTGGTCAACGCCGACGAGTCGGAGCCCGGAACGTGCAAGGACATTCCGCTCCTCTTCGCGAACCCGCACAGCCTCATCGAGGGCATCGTCATCGCCTGTCACGCCATCAGGTCGTCCCACGCCTTCATCTATCTGCGCGGTGAGGTCGTCCCCGTGCTGCGGCGGCTGCACGAGGCCGTGCGCGAGGCCTACGCGGCGGGCCTGCTCGGCGAGAACATCCTGGGCAGCGGGCTCGACCTCGAACTCACCGTGCACGCGGGCGCCGGCGCGTACATCTGCGGTGAGGAGACCGCACTGCTCGACTCGCTCGAAGGCCGCCGTGGCCAGCCGCGGCTCCGTCCTCCCTTCCCCGCCGTCGCGGGCCTCTACGCGTGCCCCACCGTGGTGAACAACGTCGAGTCGATCGCCTCGGTTCCCGCCATCATGAACCGGGGCAAGGACTGGTTCCGCTCGATGGGCAGCGAGAAGTCACCCGGCTTCACCCTCTACTCCCTCAGCGGCCACGTCGCACGCCCCGGGCAGTACGAGGCGCCGATGGGCATCACGCTGCGCCAGCTGCTCGACATGAGCGGCGGCATGCGGCCGGGGCACCGCCTGAAGTTCTGGACGCCGGGCGGCTCCTCCACGCCGTTGCTCACCGAGGAGCACCTCGACGTCCCCCTGGACTACGAAGGGGTGGGCGCCGCCGGTTCTATGCTCGGCACGAAGGCGCTCCAGTGCTTCGACGAGACGACCTGTGTCGTACGGGCCGTCACCCGCTGGACCGAGTTCTACGCCCACGAGTCCTGCGGCAAGTGCACGCCGTGCCGCGAGGGGACGTACTGGCTCGTGCAGCTGATGCGCGACATCGAGGCGGGCAAGGGCCGGATGTCCGACCTCGACAAGCTGAACGACATCGCCGACAACATCAACGGCAAGGCGTTCTGCGCCCTCGGCGACGGCGCCGCCTCGCCGATCTTCTCCTCGCTGAAGTACTTCCGCGAGGAGTACGAGCAGCACATCACGGGCCGTGGCTGCCCGTTCGACCCGGCCAGGTCGACGGCCTGGGCCGACCGTACGGAGGTGCACGCATGA
- a CDS encoding NADH-quinone oxidoreductase subunit G, with protein sequence MTVTTSSPSGGGEAAVPPEDLVTLTIDGVEISVPKGTLVIRAAEQLGIEIPRFCDHPLLDPAGACRQCIVEVEGQRKPMASCTITCTDGMVVKTQLTSPVAEKAQKGMLEFLLINHPLDCPVCDKGGECPLQNQSMSHGHADSRFDGKKRTYEKPVPISTQVLLDRERCVLCARCTRFSNQIAGDPMIELLERGALQQVGTGEGDPFESYFSGNTIQICPVGALTSAAYRFRARPFDLVSSPSVCEHCSGGCATRTDHRRGKVMRRLADNDPEVNEEWMCDKGRFGFRYAQQRDRLQTPLVRNAEGELEPASWPEALQIAAQGLLASRGRTGVLTGGRLTVEDAYAYSKFTRVALDTNDIDFRARVHSAEEADFLAARVAGRGHDLKDASGPHSGGGVTYTFLEKAPAVLLVGFESEEEAPGVFLRLRKAWRAHGQRTFALATYTTRGLEKAGGTLLPAAPGTETEWLDALASGVGLEGDGARAAEALRTEGAVIVVGERLAAVEGGLTAAVRIATATGARLVWIPRRAGERGAVEAGALPSLLPGGRPATDPRAREEVAAVWGVAALPHRYGRDTGEIVEAAATGELQALLVAGVEVADLPDPARARAALAEAGFVVSLELRPSEVTALADVVLPVAAVVEKAGAFLNWEGRVRPFESALKPDQMTRPLPPTDARVLQMLADAMDVHLGLPDLRTVRAELERLGTWDGPRATEPLQTAGALPRPAAGEAVLAGHRLLLDQGLLQQGDEALAGTRHAAHARLSAATAVEVGVEDGDLIAVTGTAGTVELPLSVTEMPDRVVWLPLNSAGGGVASDTGALPGSLVRIGPAALAGEAPEEVEA encoded by the coding sequence ATGACTGTGACCACCAGCTCTCCCTCCGGTGGGGGAGAGGCGGCGGTCCCGCCCGAGGACCTCGTGACGCTGACGATCGACGGCGTCGAGATCAGCGTGCCCAAGGGCACCCTGGTCATCCGGGCCGCCGAACAGCTCGGCATCGAGATCCCCCGGTTCTGCGACCACCCTCTCCTCGACCCGGCCGGCGCCTGCCGCCAGTGCATCGTCGAGGTCGAGGGCCAGCGCAAGCCCATGGCCTCCTGCACCATCACCTGCACCGACGGTATGGTGGTGAAGACCCAGCTGACCTCACCTGTGGCCGAGAAGGCGCAGAAGGGGATGCTGGAGTTCCTGCTCATCAACCACCCGCTGGACTGCCCGGTCTGCGACAAGGGCGGCGAGTGCCCGCTGCAGAACCAGTCGATGTCGCACGGCCACGCCGATTCCCGCTTCGACGGCAAGAAGCGCACCTACGAGAAGCCCGTCCCGATCTCCACCCAGGTGCTGCTCGACCGCGAGCGGTGCGTCCTGTGCGCCCGCTGCACCCGGTTCTCGAACCAGATCGCGGGCGACCCGATGATCGAACTGCTCGAGCGGGGCGCGCTCCAGCAGGTCGGTACCGGTGAGGGCGACCCCTTCGAGTCGTACTTCTCCGGCAACACCATCCAGATCTGCCCGGTCGGCGCGCTCACCTCGGCGGCCTACCGGTTCCGCGCCCGCCCCTTCGACCTGGTCTCCTCGCCGTCGGTGTGCGAGCACTGCTCCGGCGGCTGCGCCACCCGCACCGACCACCGGCGCGGCAAGGTCATGCGGCGGCTCGCCGACAACGACCCCGAGGTCAACGAGGAGTGGATGTGCGACAAGGGGCGCTTCGGGTTCCGGTACGCGCAGCAGCGGGACCGGCTGCAGACCCCGCTCGTGCGCAATGCCGAGGGTGAACTGGAGCCCGCCTCCTGGCCCGAGGCACTGCAGATCGCGGCCCAGGGACTGCTGGCCTCCCGCGGCCGCACCGGCGTCCTGACCGGCGGCCGGCTCACCGTCGAGGACGCCTACGCGTACAGCAAGTTCACGCGCGTGGCGCTCGACACCAACGACATCGACTTCCGCGCGCGCGTGCACAGCGCCGAGGAGGCCGACTTCCTCGCCGCGCGGGTCGCGGGCCGCGGACACGACCTCAAGGACGCGTCCGGCCCGCACTCCGGGGGCGGTGTCACGTACACCTTCCTGGAGAAGGCGCCCGCCGTCCTGCTGGTCGGGTTCGAGTCGGAGGAGGAGGCGCCCGGCGTCTTCCTGCGGCTGCGCAAGGCGTGGCGCGCCCACGGGCAGCGGACCTTCGCCCTGGCCACGTACACCACGCGCGGACTGGAGAAGGCCGGCGGCACGCTGCTGCCGGCGGCCCCCGGCACCGAGACCGAATGGCTGGACGCGCTCGCGAGCGGTGTCGGCCTGGAGGGCGACGGGGCCAGGGCGGCCGAAGCGCTGCGCACCGAGGGCGCGGTGATCGTCGTCGGTGAGCGGCTCGCCGCCGTCGAGGGCGGCCTGACCGCCGCCGTACGGATCGCCACCGCGACCGGTGCCCGGCTGGTGTGGATCCCGCGCCGGGCCGGGGAGCGGGGCGCCGTCGAGGCTGGCGCGCTGCCGTCGCTGCTGCCGGGCGGGCGCCCGGCGACCGACCCGCGTGCGCGGGAGGAGGTCGCCGCCGTCTGGGGCGTCGCCGCCCTCCCGCACCGCTACGGCCGCGACACCGGCGAGATCGTCGAGGCCGCGGCGACCGGCGAGCTGCAGGCGCTGCTGGTCGCGGGCGTGGAGGTCGCCGACCTGCCCGACCCCGCGCGTGCGCGTGCGGCGCTCGCCGAGGCCGGGTTCGTGGTCTCCCTGGAGCTGCGGCCCAGCGAGGTCACCGCACTCGCCGACGTGGTGCTGCCGGTGGCGGCCGTCGTCGAGAAGGCCGGTGCCTTCCTCAACTGGGAGGGCAGGGTGCGGCCCTTCGAGTCGGCGCTCAAGCCCGACCAGATGACCCGTCCCCTCCCGCCGACCGACGCGCGTGTGCTGCAGATGCTGGCCGACGCCATGGACGTGCACCTGGGCCTGCCGGATCTGCGCACGGTACGCGCGGAGCTCGAGCGGCTCGGCACCTGGGACGGCCCGCGGGCCACCGAACCGCTGCAGACCGCGGGCGCGCTGCCCCGGCCGGCCGCCGGGGAGGCGGTGCTGGCCGGACACCGGCTGCTGCTGGACCAGGGACTCCTCCAGCAGGGCGACGAGGCGCTCGCCGGCACCCGGCACGCCGCGCACGCGCGCCTGTCGGCCGCCACGGCCGTCGAGGTCGGCGTCGAGGACGGCGACCTGATCGCGGTGACCGGCACCGCCGGAACGGTCGAACTTCCCCTGAGCGTCACCGAGATGCCCGACCGCGTGGTGTGGCTCCCGCTGAACTCCGCGGGCGGCGGTGTCGCCTCCGACACCGGGGCGCTGCCCGGCTCGCTCGTCCGTATCGGCCCGGCGGCACTCGCCGGCGAAGCCCCCGAGGAGGTGGAGGCATGA
- the nuoE gene encoding NADH-quinone oxidoreductase subunit NuoE, protein MTTSPSERGVSLGMPQLPAPAYPDEVRARLETDAREVIARYPDSRSALLPLLHLVQSEEGHVTRTGMQFCADVLGLTTAEVTAVATFYTMYRRRPSGEYQVGVCTNTLCAVMGGDAIFEELQEHLGIGNGETTEDGKVTLEHIECNAACDFAPVVMVNWEFFDNQDPQSAKRMVDDLRAGRPVAPTRGAPLCTFKETARILAGFPDEREGAARATGSAGPASLSGLKLAKGEAAPARVVHPRGEAPTDTPPHEPSPTEHLSSHDAPQETSASDPEHPAGPAAEEGE, encoded by the coding sequence GTGACCACCTCACCTTCGGAGCGGGGCGTCAGCCTGGGCATGCCCCAACTGCCCGCGCCCGCCTACCCGGACGAGGTCCGGGCCCGGCTGGAGACCGACGCGCGCGAGGTCATCGCCCGCTACCCGGACTCCCGGTCCGCCCTCCTGCCGCTGCTGCACCTCGTGCAGTCGGAGGAGGGCCATGTCACGCGCACCGGAATGCAGTTCTGCGCGGACGTGCTCGGCCTGACCACGGCCGAGGTCACCGCCGTCGCCACCTTCTACACCATGTACCGGCGCCGGCCGAGCGGTGAGTACCAGGTCGGGGTGTGCACCAACACCCTGTGCGCCGTCATGGGCGGCGACGCCATCTTCGAGGAGCTCCAGGAGCACCTCGGCATCGGCAACGGCGAGACCACCGAGGACGGCAAGGTCACCCTCGAGCACATCGAGTGCAACGCGGCCTGCGACTTCGCACCCGTCGTGATGGTCAACTGGGAGTTCTTCGACAACCAGGACCCGCAGAGCGCCAAGCGCATGGTCGACGACCTGCGGGCCGGCCGCCCGGTCGCGCCCACGCGCGGGGCGCCGCTGTGCACGTTCAAGGAGACCGCCCGGATCCTGGCCGGTTTCCCCGACGAGCGGGAGGGCGCCGCCCGGGCCACGGGAAGCGCGGGACCCGCCTCCCTGTCCGGCCTGAAGCTGGCCAAGGGGGAGGCAGCCCCCGCACGCGTGGTGCACCCGCGCGGCGAGGCGCCCACCGACACCCCGCCGCACGAGCCGTCGCCGACGGAGCACCTCAGCTCCCACGACGCGCCCCAGGAGACATCGGCCTCCGACCCGGAGCATCCGGCCGGACCCGCCGCAGAGGAGGGGGAGTGA